A window of the Gordonia humi genome harbors these coding sequences:
- a CDS encoding AMP-binding protein: MGITSSSSVLDGSAVSVSNPLAAILAAAAVEHGERLAIVSEADEITYAALAERAASTAEALRETGIGPGSVVGVHVPRSPAAVIAIHAVVATGAVVAPLDVNDPRDRIAALIDQAGLSHLVVDGGGPDAVAVGEGLAVRDLDVAPSARDAGYLLFTSGSTGLPKGVLLSGAAVEHFVRWAADSIGLTAADRVAAQAALTFDLSTFDVFATAVAGAAAVILPDWLKPFPADTVEWLADNEITTIYAVPTLLRGVVTAARGRPLPALRTVVFAGEPYPAAALEQLLTAFGDVAVRNWYGPTETNVCTAQDVRDVVPGTPVPIGRGIDGVHIAIVDDDLALADRGEIVVAGPTLLTGYVVDGRVFDPAVDVVFDDGVTRRAYRTGDHAYRDDAGRLVLVGRIDGQIKRRGYRIDLAGLEAVAADVDHVRAAAAVATGADRRITLFVDAAPGSSDVLAAVDRGLRRALPSHSQPDRIVAHTPLPINRRGKTDRPRLEEIAAASSSDQEPSS; encoded by the coding sequence ATGGGCATCACATCCTCATCGTCGGTGCTCGACGGGTCAGCGGTCTCCGTGTCGAATCCGCTCGCGGCGATCCTCGCCGCCGCGGCGGTGGAACACGGTGAGCGCCTCGCGATCGTCTCCGAGGCCGACGAGATCACGTACGCCGCCCTCGCCGAACGGGCGGCATCGACGGCCGAGGCCCTCCGCGAGACCGGAATCGGACCGGGCAGCGTGGTCGGCGTGCACGTGCCTCGGTCGCCCGCCGCGGTCATCGCGATCCACGCGGTGGTCGCGACCGGTGCCGTCGTCGCGCCGCTCGACGTCAACGATCCGCGCGACCGCATCGCGGCCCTGATCGACCAGGCGGGCCTCTCCCACCTGGTGGTGGACGGCGGCGGACCGGACGCCGTCGCGGTCGGCGAGGGACTGGCGGTGCGCGACCTCGACGTCGCCCCCAGCGCGCGTGACGCGGGCTACCTGCTGTTCACCTCGGGCAGCACCGGGCTGCCGAAGGGGGTTCTCCTGTCCGGGGCCGCCGTCGAGCACTTCGTGCGGTGGGCGGCGGACTCGATCGGTCTGACCGCCGCCGACCGGGTGGCCGCGCAGGCCGCGCTCACCTTCGACCTGAGCACCTTCGACGTCTTCGCGACGGCGGTCGCGGGCGCCGCCGCGGTGATCCTGCCCGACTGGCTCAAACCCTTCCCCGCGGACACCGTCGAGTGGCTCGCGGACAACGAGATCACCACGATCTACGCCGTCCCCACCCTCCTGCGGGGCGTCGTCACGGCCGCTCGCGGGCGGCCGCTGCCCGCGCTGCGCACCGTCGTCTTCGCCGGAGAGCCGTATCCGGCCGCGGCTCTGGAGCAACTGCTCACCGCATTCGGCGACGTCGCCGTCCGCAACTGGTACGGCCCCACCGAGACCAACGTCTGTACCGCTCAGGACGTCCGCGACGTCGTCCCGGGCACTCCGGTGCCGATAGGACGCGGCATCGACGGCGTGCACATCGCGATCGTCGACGACGACCTCGCCCTCGCCGACCGCGGAGAGATCGTCGTCGCGGGCCCCACACTCCTGACCGGATACGTGGTGGACGGTCGCGTCTTCGACCCGGCCGTCGACGTCGTCTTCGACGACGGCGTCACCCGCCGCGCCTACCGGACGGGCGACCACGCCTACCGCGACGACGCCGGGCGCCTCGTCCTCGTCGGTCGAATCGACGGCCAGATCAAACGACGCGGCTACCGCATCGACCTCGCGGGGCTGGAGGCCGTCGCGGCCGACGTCGACCACGTGCGTGCCGCGGCCGCCGTCGCCACCGGCGCCGACCGCCGCATCACGCTGTTCGTCGACGCCGCCCCCGGATCGTCGGACGTGCTCGCGGCGGTCGACCGCGGACTGCGGCGGGCGCTGCCGAGTCACTCGCAGCCCGACCGGATCGTCGCGCACACCCCGCTGCCCATCAACCGTCGCGGCAAGACCGATCGTCCTCGTCTCGAGGAGATCGCCGCCGCATCTTCCAGTGATCAGGAGCCTTCGTCATGA
- a CDS encoding acyl carrier protein, protein MTHDHPAPLTVDDVCAVVTDAIAARHGRTETIDADTQMLLTGMLDSLTLVAIVAELEKRLDAKLPEDMVVARNFRTPTALHTAVSAVLVENVR, encoded by the coding sequence ATGACTCACGACCATCCCGCACCGCTGACCGTCGATGACGTCTGCGCGGTCGTCACCGACGCTATCGCCGCGCGTCACGGACGCACCGAGACGATCGACGCCGACACCCAGATGCTGCTGACCGGCATGCTCGATTCGTTGACCCTGGTCGCGATCGTCGCCGAGTTGGAGAAGCGACTGGACGCCAAGCTGCCCGAGGACATGGTGGTGGCGCGGAACTTCCGCACGCCGACCGCCCTGCACACCGCGGTGTCCGCGGTCCTGGTGGAGAACGTGCGATGA